The Alphaproteobacteria bacterium genome has a window encoding:
- a CDS encoding SRPBCC family protein: MVSVFTSSVLNAPPEDVWALVRDFNALPKWHPAIARSRIEDGKASDQVGCVRNFTLKDGGVIREQLLTLSDAEFTCTYAILESPMGVENYVATLRLVPITDGDRSYVEWTAEFDAPPGQDEALEELIGDGVFQGGFDALKVRFGG; this comes from the coding sequence ATGGTCAGCGTGTTCACCAGCAGCGTGTTGAATGCTCCGCCGGAGGATGTCTGGGCACTGGTCCGCGACTTCAATGCGCTGCCGAAATGGCACCCTGCGATCGCCAGGAGCCGGATCGAGGACGGCAAGGCATCCGACCAGGTCGGCTGCGTCCGCAACTTCACGCTGAAGGACGGCGGCGTGATCCGCGAGCAGCTGCTGACGCTTTCCGATGCGGAATTCACCTGCACCTACGCGATCCTGGAGTCGCCGATGGGCGTGGAGAACTACGTCGCCACCCTGCGGCTGGTGCCGATCACCGACGGCGACCGCAGCTATGTCGAGTGGACCGCAGAATTCGATGCGCCGCCCGGCCAGGACGAGGCGCTGGAGGAGCTGATCGGCGACGGCGTGTTCCAGGGCGGCTTCGATGCACTGAAGGTGCGGTTCGGCGGCTGA
- a CDS encoding LuxR family transcriptional regulator produces MLTEAITIPKDLPLDRLEGLLERRFEDLGCNRFAFVAVRPPAGRRQDYLSNFPREFSAHYLKEDLKNCDPTFRLAFESLNPLLWRDIVDHVEEREQRVFRDSSEFGIKRGMTIPIHGPYRVMSTLSVSSDLPDREFDRLLPTIVPQLEHLGKAIHLHLLERQDFGPAAPPPRLTERERDVLAWTSAGKSCWEISQILSLSEKTVEQQLASARSRLGVYKTVHAVIKAYMLGLIEPDRFEPSEDSSQLWTRLKPLD; encoded by the coding sequence ATGCTCACGGAGGCCATAACGATTCCGAAGGATCTGCCCTTGGATCGTTTGGAGGGCCTGCTCGAGCGAAGATTCGAGGACCTCGGGTGTAACCGCTTCGCCTTCGTGGCGGTCCGCCCGCCGGCGGGAAGGCGCCAGGACTATCTGTCCAATTTTCCCCGCGAGTTCAGCGCACATTATCTCAAGGAAGACCTGAAGAACTGCGACCCGACATTCCGGCTCGCCTTCGAATCGCTCAATCCGCTGCTTTGGCGCGATATCGTCGACCATGTCGAGGAGCGCGAGCAGCGGGTCTTCCGCGATTCGAGCGAGTTCGGCATCAAGCGCGGCATGACCATCCCGATCCATGGTCCGTATCGTGTGATGTCGACGCTCAGCGTCTCCAGCGACCTGCCGGACCGCGAGTTCGACCGTCTGCTGCCGACCATCGTCCCGCAGCTCGAACACCTCGGCAAGGCGATCCACCTGCATCTGCTCGAACGTCAGGACTTCGGACCGGCCGCACCGCCGCCAAGGCTGACGGAGCGCGAGCGCGACGTGCTGGCGTGGACGTCCGCCGGCAAATCCTGTTGGGAAATCAGTCAGATATTATCGCTTTCAGAGAAAACGGTAGAGCAACAGCTGGCGAGCGCGCGATCGCGACTGGGCGTCTACAAGACGGTCCATGCCGTGATCAAGGCCTATATGCTGGGGCTGATCGAGCCCGATCGCTTCGAGCCCAGCGAGGATTCCAGTCAGCTCTGGACCCGGCTCAAACCGCTAGACTAA
- a CDS encoding nitroreductase, translating into MDAMTALNTRVTPARLVDPAPAGAELDEILATALRAPDHGKLKPWRLFVIAGDARARLGALMADNLRAREPDAPAPLLEREAEKPLRAPLIVVVAAKVQADHPKIPVVEQVLSAGCAAQNIQLAAHAKGYGCMWKTGPIARDAAFKSAFGLAETDELVGLLYIGTTDAAPAPRQVDTAPFVSAWTGA; encoded by the coding sequence ATGGATGCCATGACGGCGCTGAACACGCGGGTGACCCCGGCGCGGCTGGTGGACCCGGCGCCCGCGGGTGCCGAGCTCGACGAGATCCTGGCGACCGCGCTGCGCGCGCCGGACCACGGCAAGCTGAAGCCCTGGCGCCTGTTCGTCATTGCCGGCGATGCGCGGGCCAGGCTCGGTGCGCTGATGGCCGACAACCTGCGGGCGCGCGAGCCGGATGCGCCGGCGCCGTTGCTGGAGCGGGAAGCCGAGAAGCCGCTGCGCGCGCCGTTGATCGTGGTGGTGGCCGCCAAGGTGCAGGCCGACCATCCGAAGATCCCGGTGGTCGAGCAGGTGCTGTCGGCCGGCTGCGCCGCGCAGAACATCCAGCTTGCGGCCCATGCCAAGGGCTATGGCTGCATGTGGAAGACCGGGCCGATCGCGCGCGATGCGGCGTTCAAGTCCGCCTTCGGGCTGGCCGAGACCGACGAGCTGGTCGGCCTGCTCTACATCGGCACCACCGACGCCGCGCCGGCGCCGCGCCAGGTCGACACCGCCCCGTTCGTCTCCGCCTGGACCGGCGCCTGA
- a CDS encoding acyl-homoserine-lactone synthase: MIRVLTPYDYQAYGDLMQQMFELRYRVFYERMGWDVTVDNGREIDRYDSLSPYYFLALDDSERVIGTWRLLPTTGPYMLPDIFSVLMDGEPVPRSARIWECSRFAIEDDGNGEHSAQQIHRITGELFCGLIEYCLEMGIDEVVTVYDLRIARLLPRIGCQPVWKTAIKRIGVTAALAGRFLINHQVLDACRRRNEIVGSVLVRDDVPAIAAE, from the coding sequence GTGATCAGGGTGCTGACGCCGTACGACTATCAGGCCTACGGCGACCTGATGCAGCAGATGTTCGAGCTGCGTTATCGTGTGTTCTACGAGCGTATGGGATGGGATGTCACGGTCGACAACGGCCGCGAGATCGATCGCTATGACTCGCTGAGCCCGTATTATTTCCTGGCGCTCGACGATTCCGAGCGCGTCATCGGGACCTGGCGGCTGTTGCCGACCACCGGTCCCTACATGCTGCCCGACATCTTCTCGGTGCTGATGGACGGCGAGCCGGTGCCGCGCTCGGCGCGCATCTGGGAATGCAGCCGCTTTGCCATCGAGGACGACGGCAACGGCGAGCATTCGGCGCAGCAGATCCATCGCATCACCGGCGAGTTGTTCTGCGGGCTGATCGAATACTGCCTCGAGATGGGCATCGACGAGGTGGTCACGGTCTACGATCTGCGGATCGCCCGGCTGCTGCCCCGGATCGGTTGCCAGCCGGTCTGGAAAACCGCGATCAAGCGCATCGGCGTCACCGCCGCGCTGGCAGGTCGCTTCCTGATCAACCACCAGGTCCTCGACGCCTGCCGGCGGCGAAACGAGATCGTCGGCTCGGTGCTCGTCCGCGACGACGTGCCGGCCATTGCAGCGGAGTAA
- a CDS encoding cytochrome P450, producing MADTTVGDVGNGLAGLAEAAAPASPPFERGHWLLGVLPQMRADPLAFFARLANRHGPAVGLSLAGHKALMLNDPAALRHVFQDNWQNYRKSKFYGPLKPMLGGGIFMVEGERWLRQRRVANPAFQGCKMPALLGAMVAATGEMLDRWSGRAGADPQTESAGSAAAGGWAGGPFPARAWAGDLAPEMTRVTLDIILRSLLGYRMDGEYAALYEALATLLADAEKRAWSFVSLPPWVPTPHNRACARAHAVIAELVEKVIAERRQSGVPQDDLLDAFIAAYSDPKAGGFQPSILVDEVRSFILAGHETTANAMCWVWLELSRNPAVREQVLAEIDRELGGSAPTLESVQRLKYCRAVLDETLRVHPTVWTLSRQANAAERIPLSDGRSLAVAKDQTVILCPYAVHHRTALWGDPERFRPERFLEPRHDQFAYFPFAKGPRHCLGSRFAIFEALIIMAMTLQRFDVTVDDPSSVQAAPMITLRPDGPVRAHVTPRQVRQAA from the coding sequence ATGGCCGATACCACCGTCGGCGACGTCGGCAACGGCCTGGCCGGTCTTGCCGAGGCGGCCGCGCCGGCCAGTCCGCCGTTCGAGCGCGGCCACTGGCTGCTCGGCGTGCTGCCGCAGATGCGGGCCGACCCGCTGGCATTCTTCGCGCGGCTGGCCAACCGACACGGGCCGGCCGTCGGGCTGAGCCTGGCCGGGCACAAGGCGCTGATGCTCAACGATCCCGCCGCGCTGCGCCACGTGTTCCAGGACAACTGGCAGAATTACCGCAAGTCCAAATTCTACGGCCCGCTGAAGCCCATGCTCGGCGGCGGCATCTTCATGGTCGAGGGCGAGCGCTGGCTGCGCCAGCGGCGCGTCGCCAACCCGGCCTTTCAGGGCTGCAAGATGCCGGCCCTGCTGGGCGCGATGGTGGCGGCCACCGGCGAGATGCTGGACCGCTGGTCGGGCCGGGCCGGTGCCGACCCGCAGACGGAATCGGCCGGGAGCGCGGCCGCCGGTGGTTGGGCCGGTGGTCCGTTCCCGGCCCGTGCCTGGGCCGGCGACTTGGCGCCGGAGATGACGCGGGTGACGCTCGACATCATCCTGCGTTCGCTGCTCGGCTATCGCATGGACGGCGAGTATGCGGCGCTGTACGAGGCGCTGGCGACGCTGCTGGCCGACGCCGAGAAGCGGGCGTGGTCGTTCGTCTCGCTGCCGCCGTGGGTTCCGACCCCGCACAACCGGGCCTGCGCCAGGGCGCACGCGGTCATCGCCGAGCTGGTGGAAAAGGTGATCGCCGAGCGGCGCCAGTCCGGCGTCCCGCAGGACGACCTGCTCGACGCCTTCATCGCGGCCTATTCCGACCCGAAGGCCGGCGGGTTCCAGCCGTCGATCCTGGTCGACGAGGTGCGGTCGTTCATCCTGGCCGGCCACGAGACCACGGCGAACGCCATGTGCTGGGTGTGGCTGGAGCTGAGCCGCAACCCGGCGGTGCGCGAGCAGGTGCTGGCGGAGATCGACCGCGAGCTCGGCGGCTCCGCGCCGACGCTGGAAAGCGTGCAGCGGCTGAAATACTGCCGCGCGGTGCTCGACGAGACGCTGCGGGTGCATCCGACGGTGTGGACCCTGTCGCGGCAGGCCAACGCGGCGGAGCGGATCCCGCTCAGCGACGGCCGCAGCCTGGCGGTGGCCAAGGACCAGACGGTCATCCTGTGCCCCTATGCGGTGCATCACCGCACCGCACTGTGGGGCGATCCGGAACGGTTCCGGCCGGAGCGCTTCCTGGAGCCGCGCCACGACCAGTTCGCCTATTTCCCCTTTGCCAAGGGGCCGCGCCACTGCCTCGGCTCGCGTTTCGCCATCTTCGAGGCGCTGATCATCATGGCGATGACGCTGCAGCGGTTCGACGTGACCGTCGACGACCCGTCGTCGGTTCAGGCCGCGCCGATGATTACCCTGCGTCCGGACGGGCCTGTTCGCGCACATGTCACCCCCCGACAGGTGCGCCAGGCGGCTTAA
- a CDS encoding cation:proton antiporter codes for MPEVAFLVIAVALLLLLVAVLQPLAEQLAVPHTVLLAVFGLALGSVIVLGVAWSPDGFGGTLLHALSGIALPSDALTYLFLPTLLFEVALALNVRRLLDDFWAIFVLAVVAVVVTTLAIGFGLGMAFDLALSVCLLIGAIVATTDPSAVVGLFRDVGAPRRLGILIEGESLLNDAAAIALYAIFFNLTLYLGAADWGDVTFMFSVDLAGGLVVGVACAWVACLILPHLHGMRYAEVTVTLALAYLAYAVAEAVIGVSGVVSVVAAGLFVGSWGRTRMTPESWPVMLDVWSQVAYWASGLVFLLAAMAMPRLVSTIGWAEVAMLAVMVATAFAARWAVLAVSFPLIARFRMGQRLSRGFMIAIWWGGVRGALTLALALAVTEHPEIDAETRRLVATLATGFVLFTLFVNATTLPAMIRWLGLTRLSRADRLVRARAIDLALDKVQDDLREIARRYGVEPAITSAVCAVFDGRRTQLEGEAETVAGLPLDDRVYIGLTALAAQERQVYEDLFAQRIVSRHTNRALLAFAGRLADAVKAARLDGYEAAVDRSLRFSPAMRIAIWINRRLHVERMLSRVLADRYETLLAMRVAVRELAAFARGRLTGMTGAEAQAVLDRTLQARMLRIATGLQALELQYPDYAMALKTVQMNRIAMRMEDAAYRALLDDAMIGHEVHTTLMRDWRSRWARAERRPRLDVSAPVEELITRVPLFADLDPAQRRGLAALLRKRLIMPGERIVTAGERGDAMFFLLSGAVEVSGGDAATTRLGSGEFFGEIALVFNRPRTADVTALGYCEVLVLRSRDFSAFLGTQPELREHVFEVARRRLEQNLGMEEQAAGA; via the coding sequence ATGCCTGAGGTCGCATTTCTGGTCATTGCCGTGGCGCTGCTGCTGTTGCTGGTGGCGGTGCTGCAGCCGCTGGCCGAACAGCTGGCCGTGCCGCACACGGTGCTGCTGGCGGTGTTCGGGCTGGCCCTGGGCTCGGTCATCGTGCTCGGCGTCGCCTGGTCGCCGGACGGGTTCGGCGGCACGCTGCTGCACGCGTTGAGCGGCATCGCGTTGCCGTCCGACGCACTGACCTATCTGTTCCTGCCGACACTGCTGTTCGAGGTGGCGCTGGCGCTGAACGTGCGCCGGCTGCTCGACGATTTCTGGGCGATCTTCGTACTCGCCGTGGTCGCCGTCGTTGTGACCACGCTGGCCATCGGCTTCGGCCTGGGCATGGCCTTCGACCTGGCCTTGTCGGTGTGCCTGCTGATCGGCGCGATCGTCGCCACGACCGACCCGTCGGCGGTGGTCGGCCTGTTCCGCGATGTCGGTGCGCCGCGCCGGCTCGGCATCCTGATCGAGGGCGAAAGCCTGCTCAACGACGCCGCCGCCATCGCGCTCTATGCCATATTCTTCAACCTGACGCTCTACCTCGGCGCGGCGGACTGGGGCGACGTCACCTTCATGTTCAGCGTCGACCTGGCCGGCGGCCTGGTCGTCGGCGTGGCCTGTGCCTGGGTGGCGTGCCTGATCCTGCCGCATCTCCATGGCATGCGCTATGCCGAGGTCACGGTCACGCTGGCGCTGGCCTATCTGGCCTATGCCGTCGCCGAGGCCGTGATCGGCGTTTCGGGGGTGGTCTCTGTGGTCGCGGCCGGGCTGTTCGTCGGCTCCTGGGGGCGCACGCGCATGACGCCGGAAAGCTGGCCGGTCATGCTCGACGTCTGGAGCCAGGTCGCCTACTGGGCCAGCGGCCTGGTGTTCCTGCTGGCGGCGATGGCGATGCCGCGGCTGGTCAGCACGATCGGCTGGGCCGAGGTCGCCATGCTGGCGGTGATGGTGGCGACGGCCTTCGCCGCGCGCTGGGCGGTGCTGGCGGTGTCGTTCCCGCTGATCGCACGCTTCCGCATGGGCCAGCGGCTGTCGCGCGGCTTCATGATCGCGATCTGGTGGGGCGGCGTGCGCGGCGCGCTGACGCTGGCGCTGGCCCTGGCGGTGACCGAGCACCCGGAGATCGACGCGGAGACGCGGCGGCTGGTCGCGACGCTTGCCACCGGCTTCGTGCTGTTCACCCTGTTCGTCAACGCCACCACGCTGCCGGCGATGATCCGCTGGCTGGGGCTGACCAGGCTCAGCCGGGCGGACCGGCTGGTGCGGGCCCGTGCGATCGATCTTGCCCTCGACAAGGTGCAGGACGACCTGCGCGAGATCGCGCGGCGCTACGGCGTCGAGCCGGCGATCACCAGCGCGGTGTGCGCCGTTTTCGACGGCCGCCGCACCCAGCTGGAGGGGGAGGCGGAGACCGTCGCCGGCCTGCCGCTCGACGACCGCGTCTATATCGGGCTGACCGCGCTCGCCGCGCAGGAGCGGCAGGTCTACGAGGACCTGTTCGCCCAGCGCATCGTGTCGCGGCACACCAACCGCGCCCTGCTTGCCTTCGCCGGCCGGCTGGCCGACGCGGTCAAGGCCGCCCGGCTCGACGGCTACGAGGCGGCGGTGGACCGCTCGCTGCGCTTCTCGCCGGCGATGCGGATCGCGATCTGGATCAACCGGCGCCTGCATGTCGAGCGGATGCTGTCGCGCGTGCTGGCCGATCGATACGAGACGCTGCTGGCGATGCGGGTGGCGGTGCGCGAGCTGGCCGCCTTCGCCCGCGGGCGGCTGACCGGCATGACCGGCGCCGAGGCGCAGGCTGTACTCGACCGCACCCTGCAGGCGCGGATGCTGCGCATCGCCACCGGCCTGCAGGCGCTGGAGCTGCAGTATCCCGACTATGCGATGGCGCTGAAGACGGTGCAGATGAACCGGATCGCCATGCGCATGGAAGATGCCGCCTATCGCGCGCTGCTCGACGACGCCATGATCGGCCACGAGGTCCACACCACCCTGATGCGCGACTGGCGTTCGCGCTGGGCGCGGGCCGAACGTCGCCCGCGGCTCGACGTGTCGGCGCCGGTCGAGGAGCTGATCACACGGGTGCCGCTGTTCGCCGATCTCGACCCGGCGCAGCGGCGGGGGCTGGCGGCCCTGCTGCGCAAGCGGCTGATCATGCCCGGCGAGCGTATCGTCACCGCCGGCGAGCGCGGCGACGCCATGTTCTTTCTGCTGTCCGGCGCCGTCGAGGTCAGCGGCGGGGATGCCGCGACCACACGCCTCGGCTCCGGCGAGTTCTTCGGCGAGATCGCACTGGTGTTCAATCGCCCGCGCACCGCCGACGTCACCGCGCTCGGCTATTGCGAGGTGCTGGTGCTGCGCAGCCGCGACTTCTCCGCTTTCCTCGGCACCCAGCCGGAGTTGCGCGAGCATGTGTTCGAGGTGGCCCGCCGCCGCCTGGAGCAGAATCTGGGCATGGAAGAACAGGCCGCTGGCGCTTGA